In Salinibaculum sp. SYNS191, the genomic window GTCGGTGGTCAGGCGTCGGCGACGGAGAGCACCCGGTCGTAGGCCTCGCTGTAGGCGTCGGCGACGTCCGCCGGCGAGTCGCGCTCGCTCCCCCGCAGGGGCGGGAGGTCGCACTCCTCGACGGGGTCGACGAGGTCCACGACGTCACCGACGCGCTCCTCCAGCGTGCCCTCGTTGGGACTGCGCGATGCCACCTGGCAGGCGCGCACGAACCGCTCACCACGGTAGACGCGGAGGCGCAACGGGTCGACGACGGCGACGGCGTCGGGGTCGATGGTCTGCAGCGGGCGCGCGATGTGGCTGTAGGACTCAACGACGGCGTGTCCCGTCGTGGCGACGTCCTCCGCCAGCGATTCCAGCGCCGGGAGGTGGTGCTGCTCCATCGCGTCGTTGAGTTCCGGCACCGACTCCACGGTGATGGCGTCCGACAGCGGCAGGGCCTCCATGACGGCGTCCGGGACGTCGACGGTTCCGTTGACGACGTAGCGCTCGCCCGCACGGTCGACGACGAACTCCCTGTCTTCCTGTCCGAGCAACCCACTCCCCCCGCCCGGCGAGGGTTTCCAGAGCCGGTGGACCGGGTTGATGTCCTCCGGGGCGAGCTGGCCGGGGCTGGCCTTCGCGAGCGTCCGGGCGTCCTTGCCGAACAGCCGGCCCTTGCCGGTGGCGTAGCGGAAATCGTCGTGGTCGAACCAGTAGT contains:
- a CDS encoding ATPase: MNVLVAGAQRVDAGKTTFSAGLVAQTGAVGFKPRAGNDYWFDHDDFRYATGKGRLFGKDARTLAKASPGQLAPEDINPVHRLWKPSPGGGSGLLGQEDREFVVDRAGERYVVNGTVDVPDAVMEALPLSDAITVESVPELNDAMEQHHLPALESLAEDVATTGHAVVESYSHIARPLQTIDPDAVAVVDPLRLRVYRGERFVRACQVASRSPNEGTLEERVGDVVDLVDPVEECDLPPLRGSERDSPADVADAYSEAYDRVLSVADA